The following coding sequences lie in one Candidatus Methylomirabilota bacterium genomic window:
- a CDS encoding Gfo/Idh/MocA family oxidoreductase — translation MGTLRVGIVGSRFAAHLHLKAYRRAYGIGVQLAGVTSPTAERRKAFASESGAEPYPDLAAMLPHIDVVDVCSPPATHEPVALEAIEAGKHVFIEKPFTGAFGPPSDASRLLQDALASADRMVEAAHRKGVVLAYAENWIYAPAVQKEREIIEKTGAQILWMLGGESHSGSHSPVYGIWRHAGGGSLVGKGCHPLTACLYLKAVEGRAQGGRSIRPATVSARVHEITRLSGYRDRGFLRTDYEDVEDYSQLHVTFEDGTVADVFATELVLGGVHNWLEVFANNHRTTCRLNPVNLLDTYNPEATQFRDIYLVEKIGTKEGWSHPAADEEWQQGFYAEVQDFVECCASGRRPQSDAEVARDTVAALYAGYVSAARSGGEVPVPLR, via the coding sequence ATGGGTACGCTCAGGGTTGGCATCGTGGGCTCGCGATTTGCCGCCCATCTTCACCTGAAGGCATATCGCCGGGCCTACGGCATCGGCGTGCAGCTGGCCGGCGTCACCTCCCCGACCGCCGAGCGGCGGAAGGCCTTCGCGAGCGAGAGCGGCGCCGAGCCGTACCCGGATCTCGCCGCCATGCTCCCGCACATCGACGTCGTCGATGTGTGCTCGCCGCCCGCGACGCACGAGCCCGTCGCTCTCGAGGCGATCGAGGCAGGCAAGCATGTATTCATCGAGAAGCCGTTCACGGGCGCCTTCGGACCGCCGAGCGACGCCTCACGACTCCTCCAGGACGCGCTGGCCAGTGCCGACCGCATGGTGGAAGCGGCCCACCGAAAGGGAGTGGTGCTCGCCTACGCGGAAAACTGGATCTACGCGCCGGCCGTCCAGAAGGAGCGCGAGATCATCGAGAAGACAGGCGCGCAGATCCTCTGGATGCTCGGCGGCGAGTCGCACAGCGGCTCTCACTCGCCCGTGTACGGCATCTGGCGCCACGCAGGCGGTGGCTCGCTCGTCGGCAAGGGCTGCCATCCCCTCACCGCCTGCCTCTATCTCAAGGCCGTCGAGGGCCGCGCGCAGGGCGGACGCTCGATCCGGCCCGCCACCGTGTCGGCCCGCGTGCACGAGATCACGCGGCTTTCCGGCTACCGTGATCGCGGCTTCCTCCGCACGGACTACGAAGACGTCGAGGACTATAGCCAGCTCCACGTCACCTTCGAGGACGGCACCGTGGCCGACGTGTTCGCCACCGAGCTGGTCCTAGGAGGCGTCCACAACTGGCTCGAAGTCTTCGCCAACAATCACCGGACGACGTGCCGGCTCAATCCCGTGAATCTGCTCGACACCTACAATCCGGAGGCCACGCAGTTCCGCGACATCTACCTGGTGGAGAAGATCGGCACCAAGGAGGGCTGGAGCCATCCCGCCGCCGACGAGGAATGGCAGCAGGGCTTCTACGCCGAGGTCCAGGACTTCGTGGAGTGCTGCGCGAGCGGTCGCCGCCCCCAATCGGATGCGGAGGTGGCGCGCGACACGGTGGCGGCGCTCTATGCGGGCTATGTCTCGGCGGCGCGGAGCGGGGGCGAGGTTCCCGTGCCCCTTCGCTGA
- the gmd gene encoding GDP-mannose 4,6-dehydratase translates to MMKALITGITGQDGSYLAEFLLGKGYEVHGIIRRASTFNTNRIDHLYKDPHVNGVKLFLHYGDISDSTNLIKLLYRIRPEEIYNLAAQSHVRVSFDIPEYTGDVTALGAVRILEAIHETGLTAKFYQASSSEMFGKVRESPQRETTPFYPRSPYAAAKAYAYWMTVNYRESYGMFACNGILFNHESPRRGETFVTRKITRAAALIRAGLQDKLYLGNLDAQRDWGYAKEYVEAMWLMLQQDKPDDYVIATGETHSVRELLAEAFSYVGLNWQDHVEIDSMYYRPTEVDLLVGDGSKAKATLGWEPTTRFKGLVRLMVEADQASLGTPPPK, encoded by the coding sequence ATCATGAAGGCGCTCATCACCGGCATCACCGGTCAAGATGGCTCGTATCTGGCCGAGTTCCTGCTCGGCAAGGGCTACGAGGTCCACGGCATCATCCGCCGTGCCTCCACTTTCAACACCAATCGCATCGATCATCTCTATAAGGATCCCCACGTCAACGGCGTCAAGCTCTTCCTGCACTATGGCGATATCAGCGATTCGACCAACCTGATCAAGCTCCTGTACCGGATCCGGCCCGAAGAGATCTACAACCTCGCCGCCCAGAGCCACGTCCGCGTGAGCTTCGACATCCCCGAGTACACGGGCGATGTGACGGCCCTGGGTGCCGTGCGGATCCTCGAGGCCATCCACGAGACCGGCCTCACGGCGAAGTTCTACCAGGCGAGCAGCTCGGAGATGTTTGGCAAGGTCCGGGAGTCGCCGCAGCGCGAGACCACGCCGTTCTACCCGAGGAGCCCGTACGCGGCCGCCAAGGCCTATGCCTACTGGATGACCGTCAACTATCGCGAGAGCTACGGCATGTTCGCCTGCAACGGTATCCTGTTCAACCACGAATCCCCGCGGCGCGGCGAAACCTTCGTGACGAGAAAGATCACCCGGGCCGCCGCCCTGATCAGGGCGGGTCTCCAGGACAAGCTCTACCTCGGCAACCTCGATGCGCAGCGTGACTGGGGCTACGCCAAGGAGTACGTGGAGGCCATGTGGCTCATGCTCCAGCAGGACAAGCCCGACGATTACGTGATCGCCACCGGGGAGACCCACTCCGTGAGGGAATTGCTGGCCGAGGCCTTCTCGTATGTCGGTCTCAACTGGCAGGATCACGTGGAGATTGATTCGATGTACTACCGGCCCACGGAGGTCGATCTGCTCGTCGGCGATGGCAGCAAGGCCAAGGCCACCCTCGGCTGGGAGCCAACCACACGCTTCAAGGGCCTCGTGCGCCTGATGGTCGAGGCCGACCAAGCGAGCCTGGGCACGCCTCCCCCGAAATGA
- a CDS encoding glycosyltransferase family 2 protein: protein MTAQASGPEEARAHPRISVVTPSFNQGRFLERTIRSVLDENYPDLEYIIIDGGSTDESVEIIKRYERHLAYWVSEPDRGQSHAINKGLNRATGTILTWLNSDDYYMPGTLDIIATAAVAHPEAGAYVGAGDIVDASGTVIHHQVPPSVISLETMYQWIRGEFFMQPSCFLRDTAWRAVAPLDESIHIAFDLDLWMRMAKAGQTFVTIDRLLSKSLSHPGSKTTAYVNLSIVEVAIVAMRHGGEREARKLLEDMAIRLSWAEPNLEKILENPVLKRLEPLIGFFVKPAIRRRDTVPPWLRR, encoded by the coding sequence ATGACGGCTCAGGCCTCCGGTCCGGAGGAGGCCCGGGCGCATCCTCGGATCTCGGTCGTCACCCCCTCGTTCAATCAGGGCCGATTCCTGGAGCGCACGATCCGCTCCGTGCTCGATGAGAATTACCCAGACCTCGAGTACATCATCATCGACGGCGGAAGCACCGATGAGAGCGTGGAGATCATCAAGCGATACGAACGCCACCTCGCCTACTGGGTGAGCGAGCCCGACCGCGGACAGAGCCACGCCATCAACAAGGGCCTGAATCGCGCCACGGGGACGATCCTGACTTGGCTCAACTCCGACGACTACTACATGCCCGGGACGTTGGACATCATCGCCACGGCAGCCGTGGCTCATCCGGAGGCTGGCGCCTATGTCGGGGCCGGGGACATCGTCGACGCGTCCGGGACGGTTATCCACCATCAGGTTCCGCCCTCCGTCATTTCGCTGGAGACGATGTACCAGTGGATACGGGGAGAGTTCTTCATGCAGCCCTCGTGCTTCCTTCGCGACACCGCCTGGCGCGCCGTCGCGCCCCTCGACGAAAGCATCCACATCGCCTTCGATCTCGACCTGTGGATGCGCATGGCCAAGGCCGGCCAGACCTTCGTCACCATTGACCGGCTCCTGTCCAAGTCCCTGTCGCATCCGGGGTCCAAGACCACGGCCTACGTGAATCTATCGATCGTCGAGGTTGCCATCGTGGCCATGCGCCACGGCGGAGAGCGCGAGGCCCGGAAGCTCCTCGAGGATATGGCCATCAGACTTTCGTGGGCCGAGCCCAATCTGGAGAAGATCCTGGAGAACCCCGTGCTCAAGCGGCTGGAGCCGCTCATCGGCTTCTTCGTGAAGCCGGCCATTCGCCGACGCGACACCGTGCCGCCCTGGCTTCGACGCTAA
- a CDS encoding cupin domain-containing protein — MNPPETIRGRAVVVQPGEGPSYWQPVPARGHADPVLFPGRTGFDGLSMGFQTVAPGGRIREHSHGEQVELQICFQGRGRVIVDGVSHSLEPGTACFLGYDVKHEIVNDSADELVMLWMVTPPGLEKFFEAIGRPRQPGTPAPAPFERPQDVVAIERALGMNDTVR, encoded by the coding sequence ATGAATCCCCCCGAGACCATCCGCGGTCGAGCCGTCGTCGTTCAGCCGGGGGAGGGGCCGTCGTACTGGCAGCCCGTGCCCGCCCGCGGTCATGCCGACCCGGTGCTCTTTCCGGGCCGCACCGGCTTCGACGGGCTCTCCATGGGATTTCAAACCGTCGCCCCCGGCGGCCGCATCCGCGAGCATTCCCATGGGGAGCAGGTGGAGCTGCAGATCTGCTTCCAAGGGCGCGGGCGCGTGATCGTGGACGGCGTCTCACATTCGTTGGAGCCCGGGACGGCGTGCTTCCTGGGCTATGACGTCAAGCACGAGATCGTGAACGACTCCGCAGACGAGCTCGTGATGCTGTGGATGGTGACGCCGCCGGGCCTCGAGAAGTTCTTCGAGGCCATCGGACGGCCGCGCCAGCCGGGCACGCCAGCGCCCGCGCCCTTCGAGCGACCGCAGGATGTCGTGGCCATCGAGCGCGCGCTGGGCATGAACGACACCGTGCGCTGA
- a CDS encoding PEGA domain-containing protein gives MTRRLLWAVAILLVGLSGRPAGADYGGVDAVEQPFEAKVTVEVHPLNADVWLDGAYLGGSRELTNLEVTIVRGRRLLTIAAPGYKSRFIVVDATTARTSRVTVDLIPDRKR, from the coding sequence ATGACACGTCGACTGCTATGGGCGGTGGCGATACTCCTGGTCGGGCTCAGCGGCCGTCCCGCGGGGGCGGATTATGGCGGGGTCGATGCCGTCGAACAGCCATTCGAGGCGAAGGTGACCGTCGAGGTGCATCCGCTCAACGCGGACGTGTGGCTCGATGGCGCCTACCTCGGCGGCTCCCGGGAGCTGACGAATCTCGAGGTGACCATAGTGCGGGGACGGCGTCTCCTGACGATCGCCGCGCCGGGTTACAAGTCACGGTTCATCGTCGTTGATGCCACGACCGCGCGAACCAGCCGAGTGACGGTGGATCTCATCCCCGACCGCAAGCGCTGA
- a CDS encoding PatB family C-S lyase → MPYDFDRQIDRRPTESTKWHKFPPDVLPLWVADMDFPSPEVVTRALRERVEHGVFGYGVEQPEFHEVMCERLLKHRGWKVEPEALVLLPGVIPGFNVACRAFSAPGDGLLTLLPVYPPILRLPDNVGLTRDAVDLTRGSDGRYEVDEEAFERAITPRTRMFILCNPHNPVGRVFTREELGRMAEICLRRGLVICADEIHGDLIYQGHQHVAMASLHPEIEARTITLMAPSKTYNLAGLKCALAVIPNQALREKFIATRLDLVQSANILGYTAMLAAYRDGQPWLDELLRYLEANRDFLVQYVRAHLRGVEVGVPEGTYLAWLDCRRAGIPGHDPYTFFLEEARVGLNDGATFGRGGAGFVRLNFGCPRSMLTEGLERMRKALAG, encoded by the coding sequence ATGCCCTACGACTTCGACCGTCAGATCGACCGCCGCCCCACCGAGAGCACGAAGTGGCACAAGTTCCCGCCCGATGTCCTGCCCCTCTGGGTCGCCGACATGGACTTCCCCTCGCCCGAGGTGGTGACCCGGGCCCTTCGCGAGCGCGTCGAGCACGGCGTCTTCGGCTACGGCGTCGAGCAGCCGGAGTTCCACGAGGTCATGTGCGAGCGGCTGCTCAAGCACCGTGGCTGGAAGGTGGAGCCGGAGGCGCTGGTGCTCCTGCCCGGCGTGATCCCGGGCTTCAATGTCGCCTGCCGGGCCTTCTCGGCGCCCGGGGACGGGCTGCTCACGCTGTTGCCCGTGTACCCGCCCATTCTGCGCCTGCCCGACAATGTGGGCCTGACCAGGGACGCCGTGGATCTCACCCGGGGATCGGACGGACGCTACGAGGTCGACGAGGAGGCGTTCGAGCGGGCGATCACGCCGCGCACGCGGATGTTCATCCTGTGCAATCCTCACAACCCGGTGGGCCGCGTGTTCACGCGCGAGGAGCTCGGCCGCATGGCCGAGATCTGTCTCCGCCGCGGCCTCGTGATCTGTGCCGACGAGATCCACGGCGACCTGATCTATCAGGGGCACCAGCACGTGGCCATGGCGTCGCTTCACCCGGAGATCGAAGCGCGGACCATCACGCTCATGGCCCCCAGCAAGACCTACAACCTGGCTGGCCTCAAGTGTGCCCTGGCCGTCATCCCGAACCAGGCGCTCCGGGAGAAATTCATCGCGACCCGGCTGGACCTGGTGCAATCGGCGAATATTCTCGGCTACACGGCCATGCTGGCCGCCTATCGCGACGGGCAGCCGTGGCTCGACGAGCTCCTGCGCTACCTCGAGGCCAACCGCGATTTCCTGGTGCAGTACGTCCGCGCTCACCTGCGCGGCGTCGAGGTCGGGGTGCCCGAGGGCACCTATCTCGCCTGGCTCGACTGCCGGCGGGCGGGCATTCCCGGCCACGACCCGTATACGTTCTTCCTCGAGGAAGCGCGGGTGGGGCTCAATGACGGCGCCACCTTCGGGCGGGGGGGCGCCGGCTTCGTCAGGTTGAACTTCGGCTGCCCGCGCTCCATGCTGACCGAGGGGCTCGAGCGTATGCGGAAGGCTCTCGCCGGCTGA
- a CDS encoding sodium-translocating pyrophosphatase, giving the protein MSGVHTLRGPALFWLPALLVLILVTGIAGPPPAEAQAPTAAAQPPGAPHQGGGEANLKIPDLAQVTFGGMTGRVLLQWGLLVCLLGFGFGLVIFKQLKGLPVHQSMREISELIYETCKTYLVTQGKFLLILWIFIAVIVTFYFGVLQHFTGQQVAIILFFSLVGIGGSYGVAWFGMRINTFANSRTAFASLRGFAFPVYSIPLRAGMSVGMLLISVELLIMLLILLYVPREYAGACFIGFAIGESLGASALRIAGGIFTKIADIGSDLMKIVFNIKEDDARNPGVIADCTGDNAGDSVGPSADGFETYGVTGVALISFIVLAVAQEIVQVQLLVWIFVMRVMMIVASGASYFINDGWARGRYGQATRMNFEQPLTSLVWITSIVSVVLTYLVSWWLIPGLGDGTLWWKLATVITCGTLAGAIIPEFVKVFTSTDSAHVREVVTSAREGGASLDILSGLVAGNFSAYWLGMVIVGLMGAAYLVSRLGLGDLMVAPAVFAFGLVAFGFLGMGPVTIAVDSYGPVTDNAQSVFELSVIEQVPGIKAELRKDYGFDVNFESAKHMLEENDGAGNTFKATAKPVLIGTAVVGATTMIFSIIMVLTHGLTQNLDKLSLLHPPFLLGLITGGAMIYWFTGASTQAVSTGAYRAVEFIKANIKLEGVTKASVADSKKVVEICTQYAQKGMFNIFLAVFFATLAFAFLEPYFFIGYLISIALFGLYQAVFMANAGGAWDNAKKVVEVDLKEKGTPLHAAVVVGDTVGDPFKDTSSVAMNPIIKFTTLFGLLAVELAVTLTADQGALLSRSLAAVFFVISVVFVWRSFYSMRIKVGAA; this is encoded by the coding sequence ATGAGCGGAGTCCACACCCTGCGCGGACCAGCCCTGTTCTGGCTGCCCGCGCTCCTTGTCCTGATCCTCGTGACGGGGATAGCCGGCCCGCCGCCTGCCGAGGCCCAGGCCCCGACGGCGGCTGCTCAGCCGCCGGGCGCCCCGCACCAGGGCGGCGGTGAGGCCAACCTCAAGATCCCGGATCTCGCCCAGGTGACCTTCGGGGGGATGACGGGCCGTGTCCTGCTTCAGTGGGGCCTGCTCGTCTGCCTGCTCGGGTTCGGATTCGGGCTCGTGATCTTCAAGCAGCTCAAGGGCCTGCCCGTGCACCAGAGCATGCGGGAGATCTCCGAGCTGATCTACGAGACCTGCAAGACCTACCTGGTCACCCAGGGCAAGTTCCTGCTCATCCTGTGGATCTTCATCGCGGTCATCGTGACGTTCTACTTCGGCGTGCTCCAGCACTTCACGGGCCAGCAGGTCGCCATCATCCTGTTCTTCAGCCTGGTGGGTATCGGGGGGAGCTACGGCGTGGCCTGGTTCGGCATGCGCATCAACACCTTCGCCAACTCGCGCACCGCTTTCGCCAGCCTCCGGGGATTCGCCTTTCCCGTGTACTCCATCCCGCTGCGCGCGGGGATGAGCGTGGGCATGCTCCTCATCAGCGTGGAGCTCTTGATCATGCTCCTGATCCTGCTCTACGTCCCGCGCGAGTACGCGGGCGCCTGCTTCATCGGGTTCGCCATCGGCGAATCGCTGGGGGCCTCCGCCCTCCGCATCGCGGGCGGCATCTTCACCAAGATCGCCGACATCGGCTCGGACCTGATGAAGATCGTTTTTAATATCAAGGAGGACGATGCGCGCAATCCCGGCGTCATCGCCGACTGCACGGGCGACAATGCGGGCGACTCCGTGGGGCCCAGCGCCGATGGCTTCGAGACGTATGGCGTGACGGGGGTGGCCCTGATCTCCTTCATCGTGCTCGCGGTCGCGCAGGAAATCGTCCAGGTGCAGCTCCTGGTCTGGATCTTCGTGATGCGCGTCATGATGATCGTGGCGAGCGGGGCCTCTTACTTCATCAACGATGGGTGGGCGCGCGGGCGCTATGGCCAGGCGACCCGGATGAACTTCGAGCAGCCCCTCACCAGCCTCGTGTGGATCACCTCGATCGTCTCGGTGGTGTTGACCTACCTGGTCTCATGGTGGCTGATCCCGGGTCTGGGCGATGGCACCTTGTGGTGGAAGCTGGCCACCGTCATCACGTGCGGGACCCTGGCGGGCGCCATCATTCCCGAGTTCGTCAAGGTCTTCACGTCGACGGATTCGGCGCACGTGCGCGAGGTGGTGACCTCGGCCCGTGAGGGCGGAGCCTCGCTCGACATCCTGTCGGGCCTCGTGGCCGGAAACTTCAGCGCGTACTGGCTGGGCATGGTGATCGTGGGGCTCATGGGGGCGGCGTATCTCGTGAGCCGGCTCGGCCTGGGCGACCTCATGGTCGCCCCCGCCGTCTTCGCCTTCGGCCTCGTCGCCTTCGGCTTCCTCGGCATGGGCCCCGTGACGATCGCCGTCGACTCCTATGGCCCGGTGACGGACAACGCGCAGTCCGTGTTCGAGCTCTCGGTGATCGAGCAGGTCCCCGGGATCAAGGCAGAGCTCCGCAAGGACTACGGCTTCGACGTCAACTTCGAGTCGGCCAAGCACATGCTCGAGGAAAACGACGGGGCCGGCAATACGTTCAAGGCCACGGCCAAACCGGTGCTCATCGGCACCGCCGTGGTCGGGGCCACCACCATGATCTTCTCCATCATCATGGTGCTGACGCATGGGCTGACCCAGAACCTCGACAAGCTCTCGCTCCTCCACCCGCCCTTCCTCCTCGGCCTGATCACAGGGGGCGCGATGATCTACTGGTTCACGGGCGCCTCGACCCAGGCCGTGAGCACCGGGGCCTACCGGGCCGTGGAGTTCATCAAGGCCAATATCAAGCTCGAAGGCGTGACCAAGGCCTCGGTGGCCGACAGCAAGAAGGTGGTGGAGATCTGCACGCAGTACGCCCAGAAGGGCATGTTCAATATCTTCCTGGCCGTGTTCTTCGCCACCCTCGCCTTCGCCTTTCTCGAGCCGTACTTCTTCATCGGGTACCTGATCTCGATCGCCCTCTTCGGTCTCTATCAGGCCGTGTTCATGGCCAACGCCGGCGGGGCCTGGGACAATGCCAAGAAAGTGGTCGAGGTCGACCTCAAGGAGAAGGGCACCCCGCTGCACGCCGCCGTCGTCGTCGGCGATACCGTGGGCGACCCTTTCAAGGACACCTCCTCGGTGGCCATGAACCCCATCATCAAGTTCACCACGCTCTTCGGCCTTCTTGCCGTGGAGCTGGCCGTGACCCTCACGGCCGACCAGGGGGCATTGCTGAGCCGCAGCCTCGCCGCCGTCTTCTTCGTCATCTCCGTGGTCTTCGTGTGGCGCTCGTTCTACTCCATGCGCATCAAGGTCGGAGCCGCGTAG
- a CDS encoding nuclear transport factor 2 family protein: MGTVERFAEAFNRRDVEGLLACFTAEGTYHDLFFGPHAGPPALREMFERMFREGRDYHWRMDTIVTDGPRAAAEWTFGYTVSAAVPRSEGRRIRFRGMSLFELEGGRIAAYREYADTGVALLQLGFKPEALAKVLSKRLPAD; the protein is encoded by the coding sequence GTGGGCACCGTCGAGCGGTTTGCGGAAGCCTTCAACCGGCGCGACGTCGAGGGACTCCTCGCCTGCTTCACGGCCGAGGGCACCTATCACGACCTCTTCTTCGGTCCGCATGCCGGGCCGCCCGCCCTCCGGGAGATGTTCGAGCGCATGTTCCGCGAGGGCCGCGACTATCACTGGCGGATGGACACCATCGTGACGGATGGCCCGCGCGCCGCGGCGGAGTGGACATTCGGCTACACGGTCAGCGCCGCCGTGCCGCGGAGCGAGGGTCGCCGCATCCGCTTCCGCGGCATGAGCCTCTTCGAGCTCGAGGGCGGCCGGATCGCCGCCTATCGCGAGTATGCCGACACGGGGGTGGCCCTGCTGCAGCTGGGCTTCAAGCCCGAGGCTCTCGCCAAGGTCCTGTCCAAGCGATTGCCCGCTGACTGA
- a CDS encoding LLM class flavin-dependent oxidoreductase, producing the protein MPVLSVLDQSPIRSGGTAADAVAETLELARACERWGYHRYWLAEHHSSRGLAGSTPEILIGQVAARTSRMRVGAGGVMLSHYSALKVAENFRMLETLYPGRIDLGIGRAPGSDPRTARALTHGPGALGVEHFPNQIADLIGFVHGELPQGHPFRGVRAMPEGPTMPELWLLGSSGESAALAAHFGTGFSFAHFISSDGGVEATRSYLADFRPSPMFPSPRASAAVFALAADTEAEALRLARSRDLWILRLYTGRPGAFPSVEEAEAYPYTEQDLAILRHGRRRTIAGAPEQVRERLSALAAEYGVDELVIVTITHEFKARLRSYQLLAEVFGLPSAAGLPDDRMSTP; encoded by the coding sequence GTGCCCGTCCTCTCCGTTCTCGACCAGTCGCCCATCCGGAGCGGCGGCACCGCAGCCGATGCGGTGGCCGAGACGCTCGAGCTGGCGCGAGCCTGCGAGCGTTGGGGCTATCACCGCTACTGGCTGGCCGAGCACCATTCGAGCCGCGGGCTGGCCGGTTCCACCCCCGAGATCCTGATCGGCCAGGTGGCGGCGCGCACGAGCCGCATGCGGGTGGGCGCGGGCGGCGTCATGCTGAGCCACTACAGCGCCCTCAAGGTCGCGGAGAACTTCCGGATGCTTGAGACGCTGTATCCCGGACGCATCGACCTCGGGATCGGACGGGCTCCAGGCAGCGATCCGCGCACCGCGCGCGCGCTCACGCATGGGCCGGGCGCCCTCGGCGTCGAGCACTTTCCGAATCAGATCGCGGATCTGATCGGATTCGTCCACGGAGAATTGCCCCAGGGCCATCCGTTCCGCGGCGTTCGGGCCATGCCCGAGGGGCCGACCATGCCCGAGCTGTGGCTCCTTGGCTCGAGCGGCGAGAGCGCCGCCCTGGCCGCCCATTTCGGTACAGGCTTCTCCTTCGCCCACTTCATCTCGAGCGACGGCGGCGTGGAGGCGACGCGCTCGTATCTGGCTGACTTCCGGCCCTCGCCCATGTTCCCGTCGCCACGGGCGAGCGCGGCCGTATTCGCGCTGGCCGCCGACACCGAAGCCGAAGCCCTTCGTCTTGCCCGCAGCCGCGACCTCTGGATCCTGCGTCTCTACACGGGAAGGCCCGGCGCCTTTCCCTCGGTCGAGGAGGCCGAAGCGTATCCCTATACCGAGCAGGACCTGGCCATCCTCCGGCACGGCCGCCGTCGGACGATAGCGGGCGCCCCGGAGCAGGTGCGCGAGCGCTTGAGCGCGCTCGCGGCCGAGTACGGGGTGGACGAGCTCGTCATCGTCACCATCACCCACGAGTTCAAGGCGCGCCTCCGCTCGTACCAACTGCTCGCCGAAGTCTTCGGCCTGCCGTCGGCGGCCGGGCTCCCGGATGATAGGATGTCGACGCCATGA
- a CDS encoding class I SAM-dependent methyltransferase has product MTDASAKPPALDPAEVDGVIQAVRFELYRENIYGALEMLEAARARRPDPRYAELAARIRSWLGHLESRDAYIAAQEGQYKGLRWKMGLKLLEKRLRMLTGRKTWKMIARRGRDPEFQELERAVEAGKARRVLDAGCGEGGVAMALAARHPELSVDGVEVSATNVRIARQLNRWRTVTIREGLAEEVHEHFDAGRFDLAYSFAVLEHVRDVDATIRSIMTVLRPGGRFCFVVPMHEFRARGPIPDYQPVHGYADHCRVFSETELRRRFGHEPDFHLVKIPGAWKHGEIPACFEPVEFGSFFVSFTKP; this is encoded by the coding sequence ATGACCGACGCGTCAGCAAAGCCGCCGGCCCTCGATCCCGCCGAGGTCGACGGCGTGATCCAGGCCGTGCGCTTCGAGCTCTACCGCGAGAACATCTACGGCGCCCTTGAGATGCTCGAGGCGGCGCGGGCCCGCCGGCCCGACCCCCGTTACGCCGAGCTCGCCGCGCGCATCCGCTCGTGGCTGGGACACCTGGAGAGCCGCGACGCCTATATCGCCGCCCAGGAGGGGCAGTACAAGGGCCTCCGGTGGAAGATGGGACTCAAGCTCCTCGAGAAGCGCCTGCGCATGCTCACGGGGAGGAAGACGTGGAAGATGATCGCGCGGCGCGGGCGCGATCCTGAGTTCCAGGAGCTCGAGCGCGCGGTGGAGGCGGGCAAGGCCCGGCGCGTCCTGGATGCGGGCTGCGGCGAAGGCGGGGTGGCCATGGCGCTGGCCGCCCGCCATCCAGAGCTCTCGGTGGACGGCGTCGAGGTCTCGGCCACCAATGTCCGGATCGCCCGACAGCTCAACCGCTGGAGAACCGTCACCATCCGTGAGGGTCTGGCCGAGGAGGTGCACGAGCACTTCGACGCCGGCCGCTTCGACCTCGCGTACTCCTTCGCCGTGCTCGAGCACGTGCGCGACGTGGACGCCACCATCCGCTCGATCATGACCGTGCTCAGGCCGGGCGGCCGCTTCTGCTTCGTGGTCCCCATGCACGAGTTCCGCGCGCGCGGCCCCATCCCGGACTACCAGCCCGTCCACGGCTACGCCGATCACTGCCGCGTCTTCAGCGAGACCGAGCTGCGGCGCCGCTTCGGCCATGAGCCCGACTTCCACCTTGTCAAGATCCCGGGAGCGTGGAAGCACGGCGAGATTCCCGCCTGCTTCGAGCCTGTGGAGTTCGGCTCGTTCTTCGTCTCCTTCACCAAACCCTAG